CATGCTCATGAACCTGATGATGCTCCCGCCCAAGTTAAGGAAGGTCCTGTGCTCGCCGGGCCTCATGTACATCATCTTGCCTCTGAATTGGGGCTGCTCGTACATCAGCCAGTGGCCCTCCATCACGTTGCAGGACTGGCAGTTGGACATGCGTAGACGGTCCGTGATGTTGTCACAGTCCTCTGTCAGCTCATTCATCTGACCTCCGAAGTTCTCCTTCTCGTAGATCCTCATCCTGAAGGGTCCCCTGTGCTGTGGTGCAGAGGAGGAGTGAGTTTAACTCTTTTCATATTCAAGCTTTATAAGGCTTGCTGTAAAAAATAATGGTATTTCAAGCCGTCCAGAGATGTCATCTACAGTAAATCTATTCCCGGTGTGAGATCTTACCATTGGGATCATGCGGCAGGACCTAATGCAGTCGCTCAAGCCCAGGACGCTCAGGTGGTCGGCGTACTCGCCCCCCCTCAGGAAGAACTGGTTGCCCATGTAGTTAGTGCGGTCGTACACCATAAAACAGCCTCTCTCCACCCTGCAGGACTGACACTTGCTCAGGAAGGAGGACATGTCGGGGCAGTCACTCATGCACTCGTAGGAACGACCCTGGAAGTTCCTGTCCTCGAAGAAGATGATCTGAAGGGGGGAGAGGGAAAGGCTTTGGTATGCGTATGTGAAGTATATGAGAAGCACAGGTGTCATGTGTTCAAGTTTAAACCTGCACTATTACTTTTTTTAgggaaaatgtgagaaaaatcCCATCTTGGCGACTCCAGCTTTCTTTGGATATAGAGTTGTTCAGAAGAAAGCTTGGATTTCACTCTTGAGTTTACTTCAAGTGCatctttaaacctgcaataactgactTTTTCTGCCACATGAGGCAGTGGAAAGAAGCTGTagacaaaacactgacatgttatcGAACttcttagcaaacagttgcctattttcACAGATTTGGAACAACGTTATACTTAATTTGGAGTCTGCTTCAGGTCAAATATTCACTCACTTACCCTGCTCATCATGTTTATTCCAGTGGAAGTCATTTTGTCAGTGGGCcctgccgccgccgctgctgctgctgctgctgttcttgCGCTTGCACCAAACTGTTCCCTGCCTAGTTTaaccctttttcttttatacCTGCCCCACTGACTGGCCCTTTGTCTAAACCCCCTGAGCCAGCAACGACGCCATAGAAATGCACAGAATATGAAGGGATTGTCCACATTTCCAGGGGCCAGTGGGCTCAGAAATCTTTTCAGGGGCCATTTCTCGTACAACACTGGGGTGACATAAAGGGTGAAAGGGTTAACAATATGCGGTCACACcttgacattgttttttcagtttgacataCACTTTTTTCTCAGCaacagcatttttct
Above is a genomic segment from Xiphias gladius isolate SHS-SW01 ecotype Sanya breed wild chromosome 19, ASM1685928v1, whole genome shotgun sequence containing:
- the LOC120805330 gene encoding gamma-crystallin M3-like yields the protein MTSTGINMMSRIIFFEDRNFQGRSYECMSDCPDMSSFLSKCQSCRVERGCFMVYDRTNYMGNQFFLRGGEYADHLSVLGLSDCIRSCRMIPMHRGPFRMRIYEKENFGGQMNELTEDCDNITDRLRMSNCQSCNVMEGHWLMYEQPQFRGKMMYMRPGEHRTFLNLGGSIIRFMSMRRITDTCY